In Quercus lobata isolate SW786 chromosome 12, ValleyOak3.0 Primary Assembly, whole genome shotgun sequence, a genomic segment contains:
- the LOC115970980 gene encoding methanol O-anthraniloyltransferase-like: protein MPPSSPLVFSVRHCEPELIVPAAPTPYELKQLSDIDDQEGLRFQLPFIMFYSNNNPLMVHKDPMKVIKAALAKALVYYYPFAGRLREGRNRKLMVDCTGEGILFVEADADITLEQLGDTIQPPCPYIDELLRDVPGTNYLDALCYSFRLQELL, encoded by the coding sequence ATGCCACCTTCTTCCCCTCTAGTATTCTCAGTGAGACATTGCGAGCCAGAATTAATTGTGCCTGCAGCACCAACACCTTATGAGTTAAAGCAACTCTCAGATATAGATGACCAAGAAGGCCTTCGTTTTCAGCTTCCATTTATAATGTTTTACTCAAACAATAATCCATTGATGGTTCATAAAGACCCCATGAAAGTCATCAAAGCAGCTCTAGCTAAAGCACTAGTGTATTATTACCCTTTTGCAGGTAGGCTTAGAGAAGGACGTAACCGGAAACTTATGGTGGATTGCACCGGAGAAGGAATCTTGTTCGTTGAAGCTGATGCGGACATCACACTGGAGCAGCTTGGTGACACAATACAACCACCATGCCCATATATTGATGAGCTTCTACGTGATGTTCCTGGCACTAATTACTTGGATGCCCTTTGCTACTCATTCAG
- the LOC115971702 gene encoding uncharacterized protein LOC115971702, whose amino-acid sequence MAVHSKDKALMCKVFLSSLGPVAMRWFNGLKANSIDFFKKLTQAFGARFITCSRVSRPLGSLLSMSMREGETLKAYLDRYWEMFNEIEEEYDDVAISTFKAGLPTEHDLRKSLTGKPVTSVRQLMDRIDKYRRVEEDQLQGKGKAKVIPREMRDFRLDRYNNNRPRKDFVGQPGSANTQVINAMF is encoded by the coding sequence ATGGCTGTTCACTCCAAAGATAAGGCCTTAATGTGTAAGGTTTTTCTATCTAGCTTAGGCCcagtggcgatgaggtggtttaaCGGTTTAAAGGCGAACTCTATTGACTTCTTTAAGAAACTCACCCAGGCCTTTGGTGCTCGCTTTATCACTTGTAGCAGGGTTTCTCGACCTTTGGGATCCTTATTATCTatgtccatgcgagaaggagAGACTCTGAAGGCCTACTTAgatagatactgggagatgtttaacgaaatagaaGAAGAGTACGATGATGTGGCCATTAGCACTTTTAAGGCTGGCCTTCCAACCGAGCATGATTTGAGGAAATCTCTAACTGGTAAGCCTGTTACTAGTGTACGTCAACTAATGGATCGGATTGACAAGTACAGAAGGGTAGAAGAAGACCAACtgcaggggaaaggaaaggctaaAGTGATCCCTCGagagatgagggatttcaggttGGACCGGTACAATAATAACCGACCTCGGAAAGACTTTGTTGGGCAGCCAGGATCTGCCAACACCCAGGTGATTAATGCTATGTTTTGA